In the genome of Opitutia bacterium KCR 482, one region contains:
- a CDS encoding 3-hydroxyacyl-ACP dehydratase, whose product MNESPIHFSYSDILAAMPQQPPFLFVEEADYADGVIAGRYTLKPDEFFFKGHFKDNPVFPGTLMLEAMGQLCVFGLIKGVFADMPKPADPEKIFFTSGDGARCMRICRPNEVIELRAKPTRIRRPIANFEASMSVGGQKASFCEKLTLTFDFIS is encoded by the coding sequence ATGAACGAATCGCCAATACATTTTTCGTACTCCGACATACTTGCGGCAATGCCCCAACAGCCGCCTTTTCTCTTCGTCGAAGAGGCAGACTATGCCGACGGAGTCATTGCGGGGCGCTACACCCTCAAACCCGACGAATTCTTCTTCAAAGGGCATTTCAAAGACAATCCCGTCTTCCCCGGAACGCTGATGTTGGAGGCAATGGGGCAGCTCTGCGTGTTCGGGCTTATCAAGGGCGTTTTTGCCGACATGCCCAAGCCCGCCGACCCCGAAAAAATATTTTTCACTTCCGGCGACGGCGCGCGCTGCATGCGCATCTGCCGCCCGAACGAAGTCATCGAACTCCGCGCAAAGCCCACACGCATACGCCGCCCGATTGCGAATTTCGAGGCGTCGATGTCGGTAGGCGGTCAGAAGGCGTCGTTCTGCGAAAAACTCACGCTCACTTTCGATTTCATTTCCTAA
- a CDS encoding beta-ketoacyl-[acyl-carrier-protein] synthase family protein, with translation MKKNNVVITGLGFITSIGNDIESVCDSLVNLKNGIELYPQFADDKIPVKCVGTVKHFDTDSTDPEDWTYPPEYRVRRDVLRSLPPHGLYAYCAMKQAIADSGLDESQISDPSTGLYTASAGSTGMLYHNMQMLDKKGVLRSNPLGIVASIVGTLSFNLVSAFKIKGASCGFASACASSSHATGFAYDEIANGRQDRMFVVGGEDGDYRTLLPFAGMRALSTNRDPETASRPFDKNRDGFVGCGGGVVMLLENEEVAKARGAKIYARIRGWGQASDGYNVAVPHPEGTGVINAANRALADAGISADDVDYINAHATSTPMGDVAELKAVKSVFGQNKKLRISSTKAITGHGLSLAGVMEAAFCALALKRGFTPGSAHIENLDEAAEGLNIPRKTEFDSPKIALSLSSGFGGANTAIVMEAAE, from the coding sequence ATGAAGAAAAACAACGTTGTAATAACAGGTCTCGGATTCATCACAAGCATCGGCAACGACATCGAATCGGTTTGCGACAGCCTTGTGAACCTCAAAAACGGCATAGAGCTTTACCCGCAGTTTGCCGACGACAAAATTCCCGTCAAATGCGTCGGAACGGTAAAGCATTTCGATACCGACAGCACCGACCCCGAAGACTGGACGTATCCGCCCGAATACCGCGTGCGCCGCGACGTTCTGCGCTCGCTTCCCCCGCACGGGCTTTACGCTTACTGCGCAATGAAGCAGGCTATTGCGGATTCGGGCTTGGACGAATCGCAAATTTCCGACCCCTCGACGGGGCTTTACACCGCCTCCGCTGGCTCTACGGGCATGCTCTACCACAACATGCAGATGCTCGACAAAAAGGGCGTGTTGCGTTCGAATCCGCTGGGAATCGTGGCGTCAATCGTGGGCACGCTTTCGTTCAACCTCGTGTCGGCGTTCAAGATTAAGGGCGCAAGCTGCGGCTTTGCGTCGGCATGCGCAAGCAGCTCGCACGCGACGGGCTTTGCCTACGACGAAATCGCAAACGGCCGTCAGGACAGAATGTTCGTTGTAGGCGGCGAAGACGGCGACTACCGCACGCTTCTCCCCTTTGCGGGCATGCGCGCTTTGAGCACCAACCGCGACCCCGAAACGGCGTCGAGACCCTTCGACAAAAACCGCGACGGATTCGTGGGTTGCGGCGGCGGCGTGGTGATGCTTCTCGAAAACGAGGAGGTCGCAAAAGCCCGCGGCGCGAAGATTTACGCGAGAATCCGCGGCTGGGGACAGGCGAGCGACGGCTACAATGTCGCCGTTCCGCACCCAGAAGGCACGGGCGTTATAAACGCCGCAAACCGCGCCCTCGCCGACGCGGGAATTTCGGCGGACGATGTCGATTACATAAACGCCCACGCAACCTCGACGCCCATGGGCGACGTCGCCGAACTCAAAGCGGTCAAGTCGGTTTTCGGGCAAAACAAAAAGCTTAGAATCAGCAGCACAAAGGCGATTACGGGGCACGGGCTTTCGCTCGCGGGCGTGATGGAGGCGGCGTTTTGCGCGCTCGCGCTCAAACGCGGCTTCACCCCGGGCTCCGCGCACATCGAAAACCTCGACGAAGCCGCGGAGGGTCTCAACATTCCGCGCAAGACGGAATTCGATTCGCCGAAAATCGCGCTTTCGCTCAGCAGCGGTTTCGGCGGCGCGAACACGGCAATCGTCATGGAGGCAGCCGAATAA
- a CDS encoding glycosyltransferase N-terminal domain-containing protein: protein MIWLYRLLFVPAFLLAFPYYAVRMLRRGGYSKDFSHRLGGQKKLPPKSGKKRVWLQAVSVGEIEALASLIDMLSSEFELVVTTTTSTAYKILREKYAAKCLYVGVFPIDFWLFSARAWEKINPDVCLLMEGELWPEHMHQAKSRGAKIMLLNARMSDKSFGRYAKFPYVARRLLDKFDAICASSEFDAARFIRLGASPLKVFTTGNMKFDSKPATVLDENGKAQLRAEMGFAPDSLVLLGSSTWDGEEEMLLKALDKIRADKIDCRLLLVPRHAERRNAVKRLIAGYPHGVRSESKTAPEGTLVYLADTTGELRNLTQIADFAFVGKSLPPNVGGQTPIDCAALGVPIVYGPNMTNFRRACETLERDGAVVKVPNAECAVVELARLAKNPHARETLAQSAKKWHSSNVGASARTFAIIEDRCGK, encoded by the coding sequence ATGATTTGGCTTTACAGGCTTTTGTTTGTCCCCGCGTTCCTGCTGGCGTTCCCGTACTACGCGGTCAGAATGCTGCGCCGCGGCGGATATTCAAAAGACTTCTCGCACAGGCTCGGCGGGCAGAAAAAGCTTCCGCCGAAGTCGGGCAAAAAGCGCGTGTGGCTGCAGGCGGTAAGCGTGGGCGAGATTGAGGCTCTGGCGTCGCTTATAGACATGCTCTCCTCCGAATTCGAGCTTGTGGTGACCACGACCACAAGTACAGCCTACAAAATTCTGCGCGAAAAATACGCGGCGAAATGCCTGTATGTCGGGGTGTTTCCGATAGACTTCTGGCTGTTTTCGGCTCGCGCGTGGGAGAAAATAAACCCCGACGTGTGCCTGCTCATGGAGGGCGAGCTTTGGCCGGAGCACATGCATCAGGCGAAGTCGCGCGGGGCAAAAATAATGCTGCTCAACGCGCGAATGTCGGACAAGTCTTTCGGACGCTACGCAAAGTTCCCGTACGTCGCGCGGAGACTGCTCGACAAGTTCGACGCAATTTGCGCGTCGAGCGAATTCGACGCCGCGCGTTTCATAAGGCTGGGCGCGTCGCCGCTGAAAGTATTTACGACGGGCAACATGAAGTTCGACTCGAAGCCCGCAACGGTGCTCGACGAAAACGGAAAGGCGCAGCTCCGCGCCGAAATGGGCTTTGCGCCCGACTCCCTCGTTCTGCTCGGCTCGTCCACATGGGACGGCGAGGAGGAAATGCTTTTGAAGGCCCTCGACAAAATCCGCGCTGATAAAATAGACTGCCGCCTGCTTCTCGTTCCGCGCCACGCCGAACGCCGCAACGCAGTAAAACGCCTGATTGCGGGCTATCCGCACGGCGTCCGCAGCGAATCGAAAACCGCGCCCGAAGGAACGCTCGTCTACCTTGCCGACACTACGGGCGAACTGCGCAATTTGACGCAGATTGCGGATTTTGCGTTTGTGGGAAAAAGCCTTCCGCCCAACGTCGGCGGACAGACACCGATTGACTGCGCAGCCCTCGGAGTGCCGATTGTCTACGGACCGAACATGACGAATTTCCGCCGCGCGTGCGAAACGCTCGAACGCGACGGCGCGGTGGTGAAAGTCCCCAACGCGGAATGCGCGGTAGTGGAGCTTGCGCGGCTTGCAAAGAATCCGCATGCGCGCGAAACGCTCGCGCAGTCGGCAAAGAAGTGGCACTCTTCGAACGTCGGCGCAAGCGCGCGCACGTTTGCAATCATAGAGGACAGGTGCGGAAAATAG
- a CDS encoding diaminopimelate dehydrogenase has protein sequence MAIKLGIIGYGNLGRGVEAAVRQNPDMELEVVFTRRNPESVKIATKSAKVANVADAAEWKDRLDVVILCGGSATDLPVQTPEYAKLFNVVDSFDTHAKIPEHFAKVDASARAAGKVAAISLGWDPGLFSLNRMYAGAILPEGKDYTFWGRGVSQGHSDAVRRIAGVKNAKQYTIPVDSALDAVRRGETPELSTRQKHVRECFVVLEDGADAERVEREIKTMPNYFADYDTTVHFIDEAEFNANHSKIPHGGMVFRIGKTGFEKENTHIIEYKLKLDSNPEFTSSALVAFARAVCRMNKEGMSGCKTIFDIPPAYLSPKSGEELRSTLL, from the coding sequence ATGGCTATAAAACTTGGCATCATAGGCTACGGAAATTTAGGCAGGGGCGTTGAAGCCGCCGTGCGCCAAAATCCCGACATGGAACTCGAAGTCGTCTTCACGCGCAGGAATCCCGAAAGCGTGAAGATTGCGACAAAATCGGCGAAAGTCGCAAACGTTGCGGACGCCGCGGAATGGAAGGACAGGCTCGACGTCGTGATTCTCTGCGGCGGAAGCGCGACCGACCTTCCCGTGCAGACTCCCGAATACGCAAAACTTTTCAACGTGGTCGACAGCTTCGACACCCACGCGAAAATTCCCGAACACTTCGCGAAAGTGGACGCGTCAGCCCGCGCGGCGGGGAAAGTCGCCGCAATTTCGCTCGGCTGGGACCCCGGGCTTTTCTCGCTCAACCGCATGTACGCGGGCGCGATTCTCCCCGAAGGCAAAGACTACACATTCTGGGGCAGGGGCGTAAGCCAGGGGCACTCCGACGCCGTCCGCAGAATTGCTGGCGTTAAAAACGCAAAGCAGTACACAATCCCCGTGGACAGCGCGCTCGACGCCGTCCGCAGGGGCGAAACTCCCGAACTTTCCACGCGCCAAAAACACGTCCGCGAATGCTTCGTCGTTCTCGAAGACGGCGCGGACGCCGAACGCGTCGAACGCGAAATCAAGACGATGCCCAACTACTTCGCCGACTACGACACAACCGTGCACTTCATCGACGAAGCCGAATTCAACGCAAACCACTCGAAAATTCCGCACGGCGGCATGGTTTTCAGAATCGGCAAAACGGGCTTCGAAAAGGAAAACACGCACATCATAGAGTACAAGTTGAAGCTCGACTCGAACCCCGAATTTACGTCGAGCGCACTCGTTGCGTTTGCCCGCGCGGTCTGCCGCATGAACAAAGAGGGCATGTCGGGCTGCAAAACGATTTTCGACATTCCGCCCGCGTACCTCAGCCCGAAATCGGGCGAAGAACTGCGCTCCACGCTCCTGTAA
- a CDS encoding DUF6786 family protein, producing MKIFQTLGFVGIASLLGACGLIKESALDTSGPDLPAFGQELSFFSKYNAGIVLLGEGNSLVAVSPKYQGRVMTSTFGGAEGASLGWINHRLVADEKAAIQSDEVGGEDSFGIGPEGGDFSVFFPAGATYSSENWRAPESFSSEPWKLTARSKTQARFEKFADFENAKGKRFKVKAEREITVLNRPQVSEILGIEIPEAVKLVAFQSFNKLTNAGDAAWTPESGLLNMNVQSCFNANRKVRVFIPYRAGDAAKLGDIVRDNYFEASSGDGSLLVDPSYVEFKVDGRNMSGIGISGRRSEGIAVSFDAYNKILTVILYIKPSGNCAYLQNAWRRSGGDRFDGDAISVYNNGPLARTSAAADRFYEITTYSPALELAAGKSQFHLQRTFHFGGSEYDLGLISYKLTGIAIGQLRGEKQ from the coding sequence ATGAAAATTTTTCAAACACTGGGTTTTGTCGGAATTGCGTCGCTTTTGGGCGCGTGCGGGCTGATTAAGGAGTCCGCATTGGATACGTCGGGGCCCGACCTTCCCGCGTTCGGACAGGAGCTTTCGTTCTTCTCCAAATACAATGCGGGCATCGTGCTTTTGGGCGAGGGAAACTCGCTCGTGGCGGTCTCTCCCAAATATCAGGGCAGGGTCATGACCTCCACGTTCGGCGGCGCGGAGGGCGCGTCGCTGGGCTGGATTAACCACAGGCTTGTCGCCGACGAAAAGGCGGCGATTCAGTCCGACGAAGTTGGCGGCGAAGACTCTTTCGGAATCGGCCCCGAAGGCGGCGACTTCTCCGTATTCTTCCCCGCCGGCGCAACGTATTCGTCGGAAAATTGGCGCGCGCCCGAAAGCTTTTCCTCCGAACCGTGGAAGCTCACCGCGCGTTCGAAGACGCAGGCGCGTTTCGAAAAATTCGCCGATTTCGAAAACGCGAAAGGCAAGCGGTTCAAGGTAAAAGCCGAGCGCGAAATCACGGTGCTCAACCGCCCGCAGGTTTCCGAAATTCTCGGTATTGAAATTCCGGAAGCCGTAAAGCTTGTTGCGTTCCAGTCTTTCAACAAGCTAACAAACGCCGGCGACGCCGCGTGGACGCCCGAAAGCGGGCTGCTCAACATGAACGTGCAGTCGTGCTTCAACGCAAACAGGAAAGTGCGCGTGTTCATTCCGTACAGGGCGGGCGACGCCGCAAAACTCGGCGACATTGTGCGCGACAACTATTTCGAGGCGTCGTCGGGCGACGGCTCGCTGCTTGTCGACCCGTCGTATGTGGAATTCAAGGTGGACGGGCGCAACATGTCGGGAATCGGCATTTCGGGCAGGCGCAGCGAGGGCATCGCGGTTTCGTTCGACGCCTACAATAAAATTCTCACCGTCATTCTCTACATAAAGCCGTCGGGCAACTGCGCGTACCTCCAAAACGCGTGGCGCAGAAGCGGCGGCGACAGGTTCGACGGCGACGCAATTTCGGTCTACAACAACGGTCCGCTCGCCCGCACATCGGCGGCGGCGGACAGGTTCTACGAAATCACAACTTACTCTCCCGCGCTCGAATTGGCGGCAGGCAAAAGCCAGTTCCACCTGCAACGCACCTTCCACTTCGGAGGCTCTGAGTACGACTTGGGGCTGATTTCCTACAAGCTCACGGGCATCGCCATCGGGCAGTTGCGCGGCGAAAAACAGTAA
- a CDS encoding M42 family metallopeptidase: MNNHFEMDEFLLELLRSRSPTGVEREAADIVEKYVSSYADSVSRDVLGNRIATLGAGAKTLMLAGHMDEIGFIVSYIDENGFVFFETLGGHDNVMLPGRRVTIMTRNGYVYGVTGKRAVHLMDAKERKEVPEIYGVWIDIGAKSKKEAQSLVEIGDSVVYDTIVHKLSRTRCAARAFDDRAGCYCAFEALRRLAKLEKKPEFKVVSVATTQEEIGTRGALTSAYAVKPDVAIAIDVDHATDFPSCDKRRFGYIELGAGPVISRGPNINPKVFERLVECAKLAGIPYQVSAESRPTGTDARVIQMTRGGVATGLVGIPLRYMHTPAEVADLDDISNCVKLLEAFAISLKESDDFTF, translated from the coding sequence ATGAACAACCATTTTGAAATGGACGAATTTCTTCTCGAACTGCTCCGTTCGCGCTCTCCTACGGGCGTCGAACGCGAGGCGGCGGACATCGTAGAAAAATACGTTTCGTCCTATGCGGACTCGGTGAGTCGCGACGTTCTCGGAAACAGAATCGCGACCCTCGGCGCGGGCGCAAAAACGCTTATGCTCGCAGGACACATGGACGAAATCGGATTCATCGTTTCGTACATAGACGAAAACGGCTTCGTATTTTTCGAAACGCTCGGCGGGCACGACAACGTAATGCTCCCAGGCAGGCGCGTTACAATCATGACCCGCAACGGCTACGTCTACGGCGTAACGGGCAAGCGGGCGGTACACCTCATGGACGCCAAGGAGCGCAAGGAAGTTCCCGAAATCTACGGCGTGTGGATTGACATCGGCGCGAAGTCCAAAAAGGAGGCGCAAAGCCTCGTCGAAATAGGGGATTCCGTCGTGTACGACACAATCGTCCACAAGCTCTCGCGCACGCGCTGCGCCGCGCGGGCGTTCGACGACAGGGCGGGCTGCTACTGCGCGTTCGAGGCTCTCCGCAGGCTCGCAAAGCTCGAAAAAAAGCCCGAATTCAAGGTTGTGAGCGTGGCGACCACTCAGGAGGAAATCGGCACGCGCGGCGCGTTGACCTCGGCGTACGCCGTCAAACCCGACGTCGCAATCGCAATCGACGTAGACCATGCGACCGACTTCCCCAGCTGCGACAAACGCCGTTTCGGGTATATCGAACTCGGCGCGGGCCCCGTAATTTCGCGCGGGCCGAACATCAACCCGAAAGTTTTTGAAAGGCTTGTCGAGTGCGCAAAACTCGCGGGCATTCCCTATCAGGTGAGCGCGGAAAGCAGACCAACGGGGACGGACGCGCGCGTTATCCAGATGACGCGCGGGGGCGTCGCCACGGGGCTTGTCGGCATACCGCTGCGCTACATGCACACGCCCGCGGAAGTCGCCGACCTCGACGACATCTCGAACTGCGTAAAGCTCTTGGAGGCATTCGCAATCTCGCTCAAAGAATCGGACGACTTCACTTTCTAA
- a CDS encoding uroporphyrinogen-III synthase, with product MAKSKKVLLTREDNSAVAEILKSKGVGAIELPLVKINLQAEEDELRDVFAEMGRYDWLTFSSVNGVRGFFGEFLKSFDDIRALGIARIACVGEATARELKKYFLRADVVPEISTAENMAQAMADYETLENLKILCIIGNLAGNELFDALEKNRAIVDALEVYKTEIARVEKDCAAAAEFRKTGADAVVFASPSAVEGFAKNAENLALSAKAVRPKIVAIGAKTAAAVEKFGMKVAAQAKNPSPEAVAEAVLSAVGISEK from the coding sequence ATGGCGAAATCAAAAAAAGTTCTGCTCACCCGCGAGGACAATTCGGCGGTCGCCGAAATCCTGAAATCAAAGGGCGTGGGCGCAATAGAGCTTCCTCTCGTGAAAATCAACCTGCAAGCGGAGGAGGACGAACTGCGCGACGTCTTCGCCGAAATGGGACGCTACGACTGGCTGACGTTTTCTAGCGTCAACGGCGTGCGCGGCTTCTTCGGCGAGTTTTTGAAGTCGTTCGACGACATACGCGCGCTGGGAATCGCCCGCATCGCGTGCGTGGGCGAGGCCACCGCGCGGGAGCTTAAAAAATACTTTCTCCGCGCCGACGTCGTTCCCGAAATCTCCACCGCCGAAAACATGGCGCAGGCGATGGCGGACTACGAGACGCTCGAAAACCTGAAAATTCTCTGCATAATAGGCAACCTTGCCGGCAACGAGCTTTTCGACGCGCTCGAAAAAAACCGCGCCATCGTGGACGCTCTCGAAGTCTATAAAACCGAAATCGCGCGGGTCGAAAAGGACTGCGCGGCGGCGGCGGAATTCCGCAAAACGGGCGCGGACGCTGTCGTTTTCGCAAGCCCGTCGGCGGTGGAGGGCTTCGCTAAAAACGCCGAAAACCTCGCGCTGTCGGCAAAGGCGGTTCGCCCGAAAATCGTGGCGATTGGCGCGAAGACTGCGGCGGCGGTCGAAAAATTCGGCATGAAAGTCGCCGCGCAGGCTAAAAATCCATCTCCCGAAGCCGTCGCCGAGGCGGTTCTTTCGGCAGTCGGAATTTCCGAAAAATGA
- a CDS encoding DUF2147 domain-containing protein, giving the protein MTRVFISAVLASLACMLAASCSKSDGSAFPPVPVVEKADIDGLWLMYDGDEPETVVAVYPRGGKRYAKMVAIYHDSKMDDTIEKPIERAKGLDGKPPLCGLDFVWDLIPSSDGKFVGKVVNPDDGGVYRCKLWFDADSKKLVLRGELFVFGANEYLVPFEQSKLPFKLDIAKLSPNPPCL; this is encoded by the coding sequence ATGACGCGCGTTTTTATCTCGGCAGTCTTGGCGTCGCTTGCGTGCATGCTCGCGGCGTCGTGCTCGAAAAGCGACGGGTCGGCGTTCCCGCCCGTTCCCGTCGTCGAAAAGGCGGACATCGACGGCCTGTGGCTCATGTACGACGGCGACGAGCCCGAAACCGTGGTCGCGGTCTATCCGCGCGGCGGCAAACGCTACGCGAAAATGGTCGCAATCTACCACGACTCCAAAATGGACGACACAATCGAAAAGCCGATTGAGCGCGCCAAGGGTCTCGACGGAAAGCCGCCGCTCTGCGGTCTCGATTTTGTGTGGGATTTGATTCCCTCGTCGGACGGAAAATTCGTCGGCAAGGTCGTGAATCCCGACGACGGCGGCGTCTACCGCTGCAAACTCTGGTTCGACGCCGACTCAAAAAAACTCGTCCTGCGCGGCGAGCTTTTTGTGTTCGGTGCGAACGAGTACCTCGTTCCGTTCGAGCAGTCGAAACTTCCGTTCAAACTCGACATCGCCAAGCTTTCGCCCAATCCGCCGTGCTTGTAG
- a CDS encoding glucose-1-phosphate adenylyltransferase: MTKNVISIIMGGGRGTRLYPLTKYRCKPAVPLAGKYRLVDIPISNCINSGFDSIYLLSQFNTASLHKHIQQTYKFDSFGNGFVDILAAEQTDSGGDWYQGTADAVRKNMHHFERHGEVCHYLILSGDQLYQMNFKEMLNRHIANNADITIAAKPMPKSEAPSLGVMRVNDNLEIVEFAEKPKDEKVINSFLVGDNLKHNLKDPNADYCLASMGIYIFSQHVLEEAMSGSEMDFGKEIIPGLLGKKKLCAYIFDGYWEDIGTVGAFFEANLALTEPNPEFDFHKQDKPIYTHCRFLPGAKIFGTKIDRANVADGSVIRADSLERCVIGIRSIIEGGTSLKNVIMMGADYYESQEEREYNVSRGVPPIGIGRNCKIENAIIDKNARIGDNCVLSPKGKPDKWEAEGLYVRDGVLIVTKQAVINSGTIVDGA; this comes from the coding sequence ATGACAAAAAACGTAATCAGCATAATCATGGGCGGCGGGCGCGGCACGCGTTTGTATCCGCTTACGAAATACCGTTGCAAGCCCGCAGTTCCGCTCGCGGGCAAGTACAGGCTTGTGGACATTCCCATTAGCAACTGCATAAATTCGGGTTTCGACAGCATTTACCTGCTCTCCCAATTCAACACGGCGTCGCTGCACAAGCACATTCAGCAGACATACAAGTTCGACTCGTTCGGAAACGGCTTCGTCGATATTCTCGCGGCCGAGCAGACAGATTCAGGCGGAGACTGGTATCAGGGCACGGCGGACGCCGTCCGCAAAAACATGCACCACTTCGAACGCCACGGCGAAGTCTGCCACTACCTGATTCTATCGGGAGACCAGCTCTACCAGATGAATTTCAAGGAAATGCTCAACAGGCATATCGCAAACAATGCCGACATCACAATCGCCGCAAAGCCCATGCCAAAAAGCGAAGCGCCGAGCCTCGGCGTAATGCGCGTAAACGACAACCTCGAAATCGTCGAATTCGCCGAAAAGCCGAAAGACGAAAAAGTCATCAACTCCTTCCTCGTAGGCGACAACCTCAAACACAACCTCAAAGACCCAAATGCCGACTACTGCTTGGCGTCGATGGGCATTTACATCTTCTCGCAGCACGTCTTGGAAGAGGCGATGTCGGGCAGCGAAATGGACTTCGGCAAGGAAATTATCCCCGGACTGCTCGGCAAGAAAAAACTCTGCGCCTACATCTTCGACGGCTATTGGGAAGACATCGGCACGGTAGGCGCGTTCTTCGAGGCGAACCTCGCCCTCACCGAACCCAACCCCGAATTCGACTTCCACAAGCAGGACAAACCCATCTACACGCACTGCCGCTTCCTCCCCGGTGCGAAAATCTTCGGCACGAAAATCGACAGGGCGAACGTCGCGGACGGGTCGGTCATTCGCGCGGACTCGCTCGAACGTTGCGTAATCGGGATTCGCTCGATTATCGAGGGCGGAACGTCGCTCAAAAACGTGATAATGATGGGCGCGGACTACTACGAATCGCAGGAGGAGCGCGAGTACAACGTTTCGAGGGGCGTGCCGCCAATCGGAATAGGGCGGAACTGCAAAATCGAAAACGCGATTATCGACAAAAACGCGCGTATCGGCGACAACTGCGTGCTAAGCCCGAAAGGCAAGCCCGACAAATGGGAGGCGGAAGGCCTCTATGTAAGGGACGGCGTTCTGATTGTAACGAAGCAGGCTGTAATCAACTCTGGAACAATCGTAGACGGGGCGTGA